A part of Papilio machaon chromosome 23, ilPapMach1.1, whole genome shotgun sequence genomic DNA contains:
- the LOC123722332 gene encoding phospholipid scramblase 2-like, which produces MIDTENVKEQWMPCPLVEREYPGLTYIYALDKIIVTNKLDALHEVIGVNGNCYTIYNNQKQKIFLAVQETPERKYIIKIFNKYGNEVIQVKKHGGFCVNRVLVFAPPGNFVGSVEKLLTCLNAFRVKNHTGEVFLQVKPRHRSCSKYDILSNNNTIGLMTKNDDCTKSENQSISATFPVEMEIGQKAVLIGACFLIGF; this is translated from the coding sequence atgataGACACTGAAAATGTGAAAGAACAATGGATGCCTTGTCCGCTAGTCGAAAGAGAATATCCTGGCTTGACGTACATTTATGCTCTGGACAAAATAATAGTAACGAATAAATTAGACGCATTACACGAAGTCATCGGCGTAAATGGTAATTGTTACACAATCTACAAcaaccaaaaacaaaaaatatttttagctgTCCAAGAAACCCCCGaaagaaaatatatcattaaaatattcaacaaatatGGTAACGAAGTGATACAAGTGAAAAAACATGGCGGTTTTTGTGTGAACAGAGTTCTTGTTTTCGCGCCACCTGGAAACTTTGTTGGGTCTGTGGAGAAGTTGTTAACATGTTTAAATGCTTTTCGGGTGAAAAATCACACGGGTGAAGTATTTTTACAAGTCAAACCACGTCATCGTTCCTGCTCCAAATATGACATCTtgtctaataataatacaattggTTTGATGACGAAGAACGACGATTGTACAAAATCAGAAAACCAAAGTATCAGTGCTACATTTCCTGTTGAAATGGAAATCGGACAAAAAGCTGTTTTAATCGGTGCATGCTTTCTTATAGGTTTTTGA